The DNA region TCGAGTAAAGTGGCTTACCAAGGTTGTTAAACGAGGTATTTGCCACAAACAGAGTGCCATTGAACACAAAGCTGATTGCCACATAAGTGCAGAAGGCCACTACAATGATTGCAGCATCACCAGTAAGGCTAAACATCGCAACAATGTAGTCTTGCAATAGATACAGTACAACGCACACCGAAAGTGTATAAATCGTGGTGACTAACAACGAGTCCGTCAGCGTTTTTTTCACGCGATCCATTCGCTCTGCACCAAAGTTTTGTCCAATAATCGGCCCTACCGCACCTGATAAAGCAAAAATCACAGCAAAACAGACTGGCGTCAAACGTCCAATAACGGCAAAACCAGCCACAAAGTCTTCCCCAAAATGCGCAATGTGCGTCGTTACAATAGCGTTCCCAATAGGGGTTGCGGTATTAGTAATGATAGCGGGCACAGCAATGGCTAGAATTGGCTTAAGGTTGTTTTTGAGGATGCTGTAATCCGGGAATGAAACCAACTTGTGCACTTTCACTAATGGATAGAGCGAGAAAGCCAATACGGTAAATCGAGCAATAACCGACGCAGCTGCTGCCCCTTCAACATTCCATTTGAAGACAAAAATAAACAGAGGATCAAGAATAGCGTTAACAATGCCTCCCGCTAAGGTGGCCCACATGGAACGTTTAGCATCTCCCGCCGCACGCAAACCTGCGCCTGCTGACATGCCTAAGGCGAGAATAGGAGCACTTGGAAGTAGAATATTAAGGTAAGCTTCGGCTCTTTCAGCGGCAACGCCCTCTGCACCAATCGCAGTCAAGAGCTCGGGAATGTGCATGTACATGCCAATAGTGATAACCAAGCTGATCATAAAGGCAGTGAGCATGATACTGCCGCTCATCAACCTCGCTCGGTCAAAGTCCTTTGCACCAATAGACTTGGAGACCAGTGCTCCCATCGCGATTGACGTGCCAATCGAAGCTGACGTTGAGAAAAAGATCAATGTCCCAGCAAAACCAACGGCAGCCGCTAATTCAACTTGCCCCAACATACTGATAAACAACATATCGAGTAAATCGACGACGAACAACGCCATCAAACCAACTGAACCTGCGCCAGACATCACTAAGATGTGGCGCATGGTAGAACCTTGGACAAACTTCGCGTCTTGCGTGGACATATTCTTCCTCAACGACAAAAAGACGCCGAGGCGTCTTTTGTCTGAACTTTTATTATTTTGGCTTTAAACAGGATGTTTGAAACATTCGTTTAGCGTCTTCCCGATAGCCCTCAATACATCACGGCGAGTAATTACACCGACAAGCTTATCTTTATCATCCACCACTGGGTACATTTTCGGTTTCCCCACCTTCATCATATCTGCTAGTTCGATGATGGACATTTCTGGTGACACAGACAGTGCATCTTCGTGCATGCACTCTTCTACTGTGTGGGTATCCTGACAGTGGTAACTGGCTTTAACGAGTTTGTCTAAAAGGTCTTGTTCAGAAAGGAATCCAATGACTTTCTCGTTTTCGTCGATAACGGGACCACCTAGAGTAACACTTTGCATCACCTTATCCAAAGCCGCTGTGAGCGACATGTTTTTGGTGAAAGTCACCGCTTGCAACGTCATGTAATCTTTTACTTTTAGTGAGTGCATTCTTATCTCCTTAGCGGCACATTTTTGCTGCCTTTAAGATAAGTGTCGTCTAATTTCTTGATTTTACTAAATGGAAAATGGCAATTTTATTTATAGGCGTTGTCTATTAATCACAGTCACAATAGATTCATAAGATAGAGCAATGAAAGATCAGTTGCATATTTATGTTGTACTCCACCCGCACGGAAAGATCTGACAGAATGCGATGAAATAAGGAACAAACTGAAAACAAACAGGCTTAAACTCGGAAAAGAAAAAGGGGTTAGGTTAATTAGCTATGCATCACGCACAAAAAAGCCAGCCTCAAATTGGGCTGGCTTTCGACAAACTATTATCTGCTGAAATTATGCATTTTGCATTGTTTCAACGATATCACGAGCAACCGCTTCGGCGACTTTAATTCCATCAATACCCGCAGAAAGAATACCCCCTGCGTAACCTGCACCTTCGCCCGCTGGGAAGAAACCTTTCAGATTAATACTTTGGAAGTCTTTACCACGCTTGATGCAAACTGGAGAAGACGTACGCGTCTCAACACCAGTTAGTAGGCCGTCTTCAGAAGCAAAGCCTTTGATCTTACGATCGAATGCTGGAATCGCTTCACGAATCGCTTCGATTGCAAACGGTGGAAGCGCCTTAGAAAGATCAGTCAGTTTGATGCCAGGTGTAAACGATGGTTCAACATCACCCAATGCACTTGGATCGCGACCTTTCAGGAAGTCACCAATTTTCTGTGCTGGTGCGTCGTAGTTCTCACCGCCGAGTGTGTAAGCGCCCGATTCTAGTTCACGTTGGAAACGGATACCCGCCAGAGGATCACCCGGGTAGTCAACTTCTGGAGAAATGCCCACTACGATTGCGCTGTTCGCGTTACGCTCTGCACGTGAATATTGGCTCATACCGTTTGTTACTACACGACCTTCTTCAGAAGTCGCAGCAACAACAGTACCGCCAGGACACATACAGAAGCTATAAACCGTACGACCATTCTTACAATGGTGAACCAGTTTATAGTCCGCTGCTCCAAGAATTGGGTGACCTGCACTTGGACCAAAACGCGCTTCGTCGATCATCGCTTGTTTATGTTCGATACGGAAACCAACAGAAAACGGCTTCGCTTCCATGTAAACGCCGCGGTCGTGCAGCATTTCAAAGGTATCACGAGCACTGTGACCTACCGCTAGAACAACGTGACGAGATTTGATCTCTTCACCGTTTGATAGCGTTACGCCTGTGATTTGGCCATCTTCCATATGTAGATCGTCAACACGAGTGCTAAAGTGGATCTCACCACCTAACTCGATGATTTTCGAGCGCATCTTCTCGATCATGGTAACCAGTTTAAAGGTACCGATGTGCGGCTTACTTACGTATAGAATTTCTTCTGGTGCGCCAGCTGCAACAAACTCAGTGATCACTTTACGACCGTAGAAATTTGGATCTTTCACTTGGCTGTAAAGCTTACCGTCAGAGAAAGTACCTGCGCCGCCCTCACCAAACTGTACGTTTGATTCTGGGTTTAGTGTGCGTTTACGCCAAAAGCCGAACGTGTCTTTAGTACGCTCACGCACTTCTTTACCACGCTCAACGATGATTGGGTTAAAACCCATTTGAGCCAAAACCAAACCCGCAAACAGACCACAAGGACCAAAACCGATCACCACTGGGCGTTCTGTTAGGTTCTCTGGTGCTTTCGCAACAAATTTGTATTCCATATCTGGTGTTTGGCGAACGTGCGGATCTTTTTCGAATTTCGCTAGCAACGCTTCTTCATCACCTTCAACGATGATGTCTAGCGTGTAGATAAGATGAATATTAGTTTTCTTACGAGCATCGTAGCCGCGTCTAAAGACATTAAAAGAGATAACTTTCTCAGCAGCAATGCCAAGCTTTTTAGTAATCGCGTCCAATAGCGCGCCTTCCTCATGATCAAGAGGAAGTTTAATTTCATTAATACGAATCATGTGATGTCTCGTTATGGTAGGTGTCTTAGCCAGAACTACTATTTTCTCCTCGTTAATATCGAGGGTGAAAAAGCAGTCAGCTCACAATGGCGCGCATTTTACGAGAAATTGATTTGTCTGTCATACTAAATCCAAGTTGCGCGGCGGAATTAACGTAGCGAATGTTGAATTTTGCCTTGGGATGAGTATTATCCCCATTCTTCAATTTTGACTAACTTAAGAGCTGATTATCATGGCGTTTGTCGTAACCGATAACTGTATCCAATGTAAATACACTGACTGTGTCGCGGTATGCCCTGCTGATGCCTTCCACGAAGGCCCAAACTTTATGGTAATCAACCCGATTGAGTGCATCGACTGTGGCTTGTGCGTGGACGAATGTGCCGCAGCTGCCATCTTCCAAGAAGACGAGCTGCCAGAAGATCAAGTGATCTACAAAGAGCTCAACGCAGAACTTGCAGAAATCTGGCCGGTACAAACTGAAGTGAAGCCAGCAATGGATGAAGCGGAAAAGTGGAACGGCGTGCCAAACAAGTTGGACATGCTAGAAAAATAAGCGCATTAAAACGAAAAAAGCGTAATGAACCTCAACTTGAAAAAGTCTGGCTCGTTACGCTTTTTTTGTATCTATGATTCGTTGAGGCGATTAGCTGTTTTGACGACGCATGTTGTCCAGAATAATACCTGTCGCCATTGCCACGTTTAGAGACTCTGCACCGCCAAACGCTGGAATGGTAATCTTGTCGGTCACAAACTTCGATGCCGCTTCACGCACACCATGAGATTCGCTGCCCATCAACAAAATACCTTCTGCTGAGAATTCCGTCTTGTGCACACTCTCGCCTTCAAGGAAAGCACCATACACTGGCAAGTTTGCATCTTCCAAGTAACTTGGTAGGTCTACTAGGCTCACTTGAACACGACCAAAGCTGCCCATGGTTGCACTGATGGTTTTTGGGTTGTATGGATCGGCACAATCTGTGCTCGCGATGATGTGCTTGATACCGTACCAATCTGCTACGCGAATGATCGTACCTAGGTTGCCTGGATCAGAAACGCCATCCAATGCGATCATCAAGCCTTTTGCCTGAGGCACTGTTACGTTTGGAATTTCAACCACAGCAATGGCTGCATTGTTGCTCACCAGCGTACTTGCTTTAGTTAAGTCATCTAGTGACGCTTCAATACACTCGAAGCCATTTAGTTCTTGGTTGTGCTGCTCTAGAAACTCAGCAGTCGCAAAAATCTGCTTTACCATGAGTGAGCTGTTCGCCAATTCCAGTACGTTCTTTTCACCTTGAACCAGAAATAAGCCGTGCGCTTTACGCTGCTTCTTTTGACCTAAAGCACGCAGCAGTTTTAGTTGGTTTTTTGAAATCATGAAAATATCCCAGATGAAAGTTGGTGAAGTACCAGATGAAAACGGGGGGATTATAGAGTAAACCTTCGCACAGCTAAAGAGATGCCTTGCTTGAGAGAAAAGAAAAGCCCGCCAAGCTATCACTCTCGGCGGGCTTTAGGTATCTGTCGCTTCCCTATGCTGAAAGAATCGACACCACCATTCTTAAACAACTTTGGTTTTCGTCATCTCTTTAATACCAGACAAAATGAATGTCGGCAGCGAAGACACAAGAATCACACCAAATAGGTGACCAGCACTTAGTGCCTCTGTGTTAAAGATCAACTGACCAAGACCGGTGTAAATCACGCCAAGAGACAGCGTCGCCGATAATGCTACTGCGCCCAAGAGGTATTTGTTGGTGAACGGGTTCTTGCGGTATAGCGAACTAAAACTGCGCGAATCGAACAAGTGCCATAGCTGAGCAAAAATCAGCATTGCGAACGCCATCGTTTGTGCATACTGCGCGCTTTGACCGCTGCTTAGTGCCCAGTTGAACGCCAAGTAGCTCATGCCGCCTAATGCCAAACCACGCGTCACAATACGAGTACCCAGATGGTCGCTGAAGAAGCTTTCGTTACGCTTACGCGGCTTACGCTCCATCAGATCTTTCTCTTCAGGTTCTACACCCAGTGCCAGCGCAGGCAGACCGTCAGAGACTAGGTTGATCCATAGAATCATTAGCGGCGTAAGTGGCAGAATCGCTTCTGGTCCCATCATCAAGAAGGCGAACAAGATAACCGATACTTCGCCCACGTTCGCCGTCAATGCTTGGCGAATAAACTTACGCAAGTTATCGAAGATCTGACGACCTTGGCGTACTGCTTTTACGATCGTGCTGAAATTGTCATCCAGTAGAATCAAATCGCCCGAGTCTTTGGCTACCGATGTACCGGTGATACCCATTGCAACACCGATGTCCGCACGACGAAGAGCTGGCGCGTCGTTCACGCCGTCACCTGTCATCGCTGCCACTTCATTGTTGTGTTGCTGAGCCTGAACAATGCGCAGCTTGTGTTCTGGTGTTACACGAGCAAAGACGGCAACTTCCGGACAGATTTTACGTAGTGCCTCATCATCCATCTCATCCAGTTGTGCGCCCGTAATGACCAAGTCTTTTTCACTGCGGATAATGCCGATTTCACGTGCAATTGCCGCTGCAGTAAGTGCGTGGTCACCAGTGATCATCACCGTGCGAACGCCTGCGTTGTAACAGCTCTCTACTGCGTCGCGAACTTCTGGACGTGGAGGGTCCATGATTCCGTACAAACCAAGTACGGTCACATCTTTCTCTAGCTCAGCAGGCTCACGCTTGAGATCATCTTCCGTCAGCTCTTTATAACCTACTGCCAAAGTGCGAAGCGCTTGCTCTGCAAAATCCTGAATTGCCGCTTCGTAGTTCGCAATCACCTCTTCTGCAGGGCTTGCCGCTAACGCTAAGCTGCCTGTCGACATCGTTGGTGCCGTAGGTAACTCACCACCATCGACCATAAAGCCAGAGGCATTGCGTAACACCACATCTGGCGCACCTTTAATAGCAAGGAAGTGCTTACCATCCGGTCCTTTAACAATCACTGATGCCATCTTACGAGCAGAATCAAACGGGAACTTCTCAACGATAGAGTAACCGCCTGTCGATAGCATGTCTGATTGCTCCAGACCCGCTTTTGCCGCTGCAACAATCAATGCGCCTTCGGTTGGGTTACCACGCACAGACGAGTTATCGCCATTTTTGATGTATTCCGCATCATTACATAGGGTCGCAACCACTAAGCCTTTCATCATCTCTGGGCTTTGCTTTGCATCAACCGTGTGGCCTAGAGGTTTGAATTCACCTTCAGGGCTAAAGCCTTTGCCTGACACTTCCCAGTAACGACCACTTGCGTCGTACGCTTTCATTACCTGCATTTGGTTTTGTGTCAGCGTACCGGTTTTATCTGAACAGATAACCGTGGTTGAACCCAGCGTCTCAATTGCAGAAAGCTGCTTCGCCAATGCGTTGTTCTTCACCATGCGCGTTGAGCCCATCGTCAACACAATTGAGATAACTGTTGGCAGACCTTCTGGAATCGCCGCTACCGACAACGAAATACCCGTGTTGAGGATTTCCAGCCAAGGCATACCGTGGTAAAGGCCGATACCACAAACCACAGCCACCACACCCAAAGCCGCAACCATTAAGGTTTTTGCGATGGTATCCATACGCTCTTGCATTGGTGTTTTGGTTTCTTCAGTGTTTGCCATCATGTCCGCGATGTGGCCAACTTCGGTCTTCATGCCTGTGCTGACAACCACACCCAAGCCTGTACCAGTGGTCACAATCGTGGTCATAAAGCCCAAATTACGCTGATCACCAAGGCCGACGGTTTCGTCTTCAATCACCTTAACGATTTTATCAACCGGCTCAGACTCACCAGTAAGCGCGGCTTCATCTACCGCAAGACGGTTTGCTTCAATGATGCGCACGTCCGCAGCAAGGATATCGCCCGTATTAATCTTTAGAATGTCACCCGGCACAATGTCACGTGCCAACACATCAATCCATTCGCCATTACGACGAACTTGTGCCGTTGGGGCTGCCATTTCGCGCAGCGCTTCCATGCCCTTCTGAGCTTTAAACTCTTGCCAAAATGCGATGATGGCATTGATGAAGATGATCACAGTGATGGCAATCGCATCCACAAGGTGACCAGTAAAGAAGGAAACAATCGCACCAATACCCAGAATGAAGATCAATGGGTTCTTAAATTGGTGTAGGAATAGCTCAAGGGCAGATTTGCCTTCTTGCTCTTGTAGCTCGTTTTTGCCGTGTTCAGCCTGACGCTGCTCTACTTCTTCCGAAGTCAAACCTTGCTCAGTTGATACATTTAATTGAGTCAGTGTTTCTTCAACCGACTCAGTAAACCACTTTTTAGTCATGGGGGTCTCCAAAAAGCATTCAAGCGACATCAGTACAATTTCAAACTGATAAAAAGCATTCGCTGAATAGAATTGAGTTAAATCGCCTCGCTAGTCACCGTTGCACCGTTTATTTTCACTTTGAATATTTATCAAGAATCTATTCAGTGTTATGCCAGCGAGTAAAAATAACCTACCCGAATCGATGAATACTTGTAATTAACTTTCAGATAGGCAGATAGCGAATGCGGACGAATCTTTGACCCCAATCAATCTCAATTTTATTTTGTCATACAAAAGATCAATTAAGTGTAAATAAACATGAATAAGACCCCGATTAGACTGAAAAAACACTTCATTTTTCCCGAAAAGTGTAATTTTTCTACACAATAGTTTTATTATGAGTGGCTAACAAGCGTGACAAAAATGCAAACTATCCGAAAAGATTTGCAAGGGAAGATAGAAAAATTGCTAACAGAGGATGACCAAATTTAGCTAGCCAAAATGCATCACATTCGAATTATACAAACAGCATATTTATTCAAGTTAGCAACAAAGAGAAATCACAAGAGACACGGTTGAACACTGCGTACAAATTTAGTTATGAGTCGCGGGAAGCCACCAGCCTGACTAATAGCCAGTTGAGAGAATGGGAGAAGATCTAAGAGAGTGTTTTACAGCGCAGAAACGAAAAAGCCTCGCTGTATAAGCGAGGCTTTTAAAGTGATGCTTGCAACATAAGTTCGCATAGCCCAAACGGGCTTTCAGATACTTACGAAACTATTTGCAACATAAGTTCGCATAAGATTGCATCAAAAGCCTGCATATTTGACTAACTACTTAAACTCAACGTTGTAAAATTACCACACTCCAATCAGTCTCTCGAGAGACATAGTAGGCATGCATGTAACAAACTTTTGGACAAAAGTGAGCTAGCTTTCGTCAGCGGAAGCGAATAGCGAGCTCCAGTCCCAGCGGGACCGGATACTAGGACTTGTTAGTTTCACAAAATATGTAAAGGCACTTAGATACATGATGTAAAAAGGTACCGCAAGGAGCCTTTTTATTAACTAATTAGATTGCGGTACAAATCCGTTGAAGAAAAAGCACAAAGTCTCTCTTTAATTAAATTCAATGAGCTGTCCATTTCATCGTATTGCGGAGTGTGTTCATCTTTTGTAATCATCTTCTGAAATGCGCCACTGTATGCGGGTTCAATTTCAGGCCAACATTTCTCAAAACTACTAAATGGAGGATTTGTTCCGAGATCTTCACGTAGCCAAACAAGTTTACGGTCTCCAGCATGATCAATATCACTCTTAACTGCAAGTGACATTAGAGTGAAAAAGTCATCGTCATCGTTTACAAAATCCTGGATATCTTCGTGGCGTAGCAACAGAGTGATATCATAAAAATGCCTTACTTTATCTGCCAGTTCCCCACGATCTGCGGCAGCCATCAAACCTAATAGTTTTTCACAGAAAGTTCTTTTCCAACATAGCACCTGAAAGTGAAAATCTTGTAATTTAAACTCTTCGATAACTTCATGTTGCTGGGTGTCAATTGCCCATTGAGCAACTAAACTTCTAATTTGCTTGTTAACATATGGAGTAGGTGTTGTGTAGGCGTTGCACTCAAGCAAAATAGTATCAGTTACTTCACCAAGACTTTCTTCTTGAAAAGCCCTAGGAAAAATAAATCGTTTCGCCTTGTAGTGAGAACCTGTTGCTAACTTATTACCAGGAGCATCCTCTAACCCTTGAGCGGCACACTTAAAGAGTTGTTTTAACACTCTAGACTGCTTATTTTTACTCCAGCCATCTTCGGGAAGTAAAGCAAGGTCTATGTCTTCAGAAAATCGATATAAAGCCTTATATACTTTTGAAAGAGAAGTACCACCTTTGAACACTACGTGTTTTGCGCTGCCGTGTGACGAAAGGTGATACAAGCATCGAGTTAGAAAATAGTCTTTTTCAATGTATGCCTGAGGCAGGGAAAAATGTGCTGACGTGTGAGAAATTATTTCTAAAAAATCGTCCTTTGACTCATGTAGATTCACGTAATTAGATTCCAATTTTCAAAGTGGGTAGTTGCATATTTTAATCGTCCCACCTTATATTTACTATTATCGCTAAGATCTGATTTAATCTTAGCAAGGTACTCTGAATAGCTAAATTCATCATTTAGTTCATCGTAATCTTGGATTATAGCACCTAAAAATGCCTTGTTCTTTTTATA from Vibrio hyugaensis includes:
- a CDS encoding RNA methyltransferase gives rise to the protein MISKNQLKLLRALGQKKQRKAHGLFLVQGEKNVLELANSSLMVKQIFATAEFLEQHNQELNGFECIEASLDDLTKASTLVSNNAAIAVVEIPNVTVPQAKGLMIALDGVSDPGNLGTIIRVADWYGIKHIIASTDCADPYNPKTISATMGSFGRVQVSLVDLPSYLEDANLPVYGAFLEGESVHKTEFSAEGILLMGSESHGVREAASKFVTDKITIPAFGGAESLNVAMATGIILDNMRRQNS
- a CDS encoding NAD(P)/FAD-dependent oxidoreductase — encoded protein: MIRINEIKLPLDHEEGALLDAITKKLGIAAEKVISFNVFRRGYDARKKTNIHLIYTLDIIVEGDEEALLAKFEKDPHVRQTPDMEYKFVAKAPENLTERPVVIGFGPCGLFAGLVLAQMGFNPIIVERGKEVRERTKDTFGFWRKRTLNPESNVQFGEGGAGTFSDGKLYSQVKDPNFYGRKVITEFVAAGAPEEILYVSKPHIGTFKLVTMIEKMRSKIIELGGEIHFSTRVDDLHMEDGQITGVTLSNGEEIKSRHVVLAVGHSARDTFEMLHDRGVYMEAKPFSVGFRIEHKQAMIDEARFGPSAGHPILGAADYKLVHHCKNGRTVYSFCMCPGGTVVAATSEEGRVVTNGMSQYSRAERNANSAIVVGISPEVDYPGDPLAGIRFQRELESGAYTLGGENYDAPAQKIGDFLKGRDPSALGDVEPSFTPGIKLTDLSKALPPFAIEAIREAIPAFDRKIKGFASEDGLLTGVETRTSSPVCIKRGKDFQSINLKGFFPAGEGAGYAGGILSAGIDGIKVAEAVARDIVETMQNA
- a CDS encoding cation-translocating P-type ATPase, which gives rise to MTKKWFTESVEETLTQLNVSTEQGLTSEEVEQRQAEHGKNELQEQEGKSALELFLHQFKNPLIFILGIGAIVSFFTGHLVDAIAITVIIFINAIIAFWQEFKAQKGMEALREMAAPTAQVRRNGEWIDVLARDIVPGDILKINTGDILAADVRIIEANRLAVDEAALTGESEPVDKIVKVIEDETVGLGDQRNLGFMTTIVTTGTGLGVVVSTGMKTEVGHIADMMANTEETKTPMQERMDTIAKTLMVAALGVVAVVCGIGLYHGMPWLEILNTGISLSVAAIPEGLPTVISIVLTMGSTRMVKNNALAKQLSAIETLGSTTVICSDKTGTLTQNQMQVMKAYDASGRYWEVSGKGFSPEGEFKPLGHTVDAKQSPEMMKGLVVATLCNDAEYIKNGDNSSVRGNPTEGALIVAAAKAGLEQSDMLSTGGYSIVEKFPFDSARKMASVIVKGPDGKHFLAIKGAPDVVLRNASGFMVDGGELPTAPTMSTGSLALAASPAEEVIANYEAAIQDFAEQALRTLAVGYKELTEDDLKREPAELEKDVTVLGLYGIMDPPRPEVRDAVESCYNAGVRTVMITGDHALTAAAIAREIGIIRSEKDLVITGAQLDEMDDEALRKICPEVAVFARVTPEHKLRIVQAQQHNNEVAAMTGDGVNDAPALRRADIGVAMGITGTSVAKDSGDLILLDDNFSTIVKAVRQGRQIFDNLRKFIRQALTANVGEVSVILFAFLMMGPEAILPLTPLMILWINLVSDGLPALALGVEPEEKDLMERKPRKRNESFFSDHLGTRIVTRGLALGGMSYLAFNWALSSGQSAQYAQTMAFAMLIFAQLWHLFDSRSFSSLYRKNPFTNKYLLGAVALSATLSLGVIYTGLGQLIFNTEALSAGHLFGVILVSSLPTFILSGIKEMTKTKVV
- a CDS encoding MATE family efflux transporter; this translates as MSTQDAKFVQGSTMRHILVMSGAGSVGLMALFVVDLLDMLFISMLGQVELAAAVGFAGTLIFFSTSASIGTSIAMGALVSKSIGAKDFDRARLMSGSIMLTAFMISLVITIGMYMHIPELLTAIGAEGVAAERAEAYLNILLPSAPILALGMSAGAGLRAAGDAKRSMWATLAGGIVNAILDPLFIFVFKWNVEGAAAASVIARFTVLAFSLYPLVKVHKLVSFPDYSILKNNLKPILAIAVPAIITNTATPIGNAIVTTHIAHFGEDFVAGFAVIGRLTPVCFAVIFALSGAVGPIIGQNFGAERMDRVKKTLTDSLLVTTIYTLSVCVVLYLLQDYIVAMFSLTGDAAIIVVAFCTYVAISFVFNGTLFVANTSFNNLGKPLYSTALNLGKATIGTLPFVYFGAQWYGALGVLYGQAVGTIVFGLLALVVLNKHIKDLMQNFGEDLVEDDPAITCVNTQPFCSHDAVLIDEVVTALEEEKA
- a CDS encoding nucleotidyl transferase AbiEii/AbiGii toxin family protein; its protein translation is MNLHESKDDFLEIISHTSAHFSLPQAYIEKDYFLTRCLYHLSSHGSAKHVVFKGGTSLSKVYKALYRFSEDIDLALLPEDGWSKNKQSRVLKQLFKCAAQGLEDAPGNKLATGSHYKAKRFIFPRAFQEESLGEVTDTILLECNAYTTPTPYVNKQIRSLVAQWAIDTQQHEVIEEFKLQDFHFQVLCWKRTFCEKLLGLMAAADRGELADKVRHFYDITLLLRHEDIQDFVNDDDDFFTLMSLAVKSDIDHAGDRKLVWLREDLGTNPPFSSFEKCWPEIEPAYSGAFQKMITKDEHTPQYDEMDSSLNLIKERLCAFSSTDLYRNLIS
- the fdxA gene encoding ferredoxin FdxA, which gives rise to MAFVVTDNCIQCKYTDCVAVCPADAFHEGPNFMVINPIECIDCGLCVDECAAAAIFQEDELPEDQVIYKELNAELAEIWPVQTEVKPAMDEAEKWNGVPNKLDMLEK
- a CDS encoding CBS domain-containing protein — translated: MHSLKVKDYMTLQAVTFTKNMSLTAALDKVMQSVTLGGPVIDENEKVIGFLSEQDLLDKLVKASYHCQDTHTVEECMHEDALSVSPEMSIIELADMMKVGKPKMYPVVDDKDKLVGVITRRDVLRAIGKTLNECFKHPV